Proteins encoded by one window of Bacillota bacterium:
- a CDS encoding branched-chain amino acid ABC transporter substrate-binding protein, with the protein MRGCRSRLCLVFLVTILGLGTSAFAAKEPIRIGLQAPITGQWAYEGEMALNCVQIVADELNGKGGVLGRPIEIVPGDDQCSPKQSALVAQRMVSEKVVAVIGTYGSSVTEPAATIYERAGLLNIAYGSTAEQLTAHGWRFFFRTCFRDDRQGAFFAQFVNDVLKLKRVAILHDNTTFAKGLAEAARRSLEQAKRAEIVFYDAVTPGERDFTPVLSRMQTSKPDVVYYTGYYPEAGLIIRQMRDLGSKAVFVGGNAAINDEFISIAGREIAKGALMTQEPMPTDLRYPEAKSFLDEYVRRHKAPPSSPWPVYAADALKVIAAAIEATGSTDSKVLATYIRDKMKDLPGITGPISFDDAGDREGAIYLAYEVTADGKFKPYQQ; encoded by the coding sequence GTGAGAGGTTGTCGGTCGCGATTGTGTCTCGTCTTCTTGGTGACGATCCTCGGGTTGGGTACGTCAGCTTTCGCCGCTAAGGAGCCCATCCGCATTGGCCTTCAGGCGCCTATCACGGGTCAGTGGGCTTACGAAGGTGAGATGGCGCTGAACTGCGTCCAGATCGTGGCAGACGAGCTCAACGGCAAGGGAGGCGTGTTGGGGCGCCCGATCGAGATCGTCCCTGGCGACGACCAATGCAGCCCCAAGCAGAGCGCCTTGGTTGCCCAGCGCATGGTGAGCGAGAAAGTGGTCGCCGTCATAGGCACGTACGGCTCATCGGTTACAGAGCCGGCGGCGACCATATACGAGAGGGCGGGCCTTCTCAACATAGCATACGGCTCGACGGCAGAGCAGCTCACGGCGCACGGATGGAGGTTCTTCTTCCGCACGTGTTTCCGCGACGACCGTCAGGGCGCGTTTTTCGCGCAGTTCGTGAACGACGTCCTCAAGCTCAAGAGGGTCGCCATTCTCCACGACAACACCACTTTCGCAAAGGGTCTGGCCGAGGCGGCGCGCCGCTCACTTGAGCAGGCGAAAAGGGCCGAGATAGTGTTCTACGACGCGGTCACGCCGGGCGAGAGGGACTTCACGCCCGTCCTCAGCCGCATGCAGACCTCCAAGCCCGATGTGGTGTACTACACGGGGTACTACCCGGAAGCCGGCCTCATCATCAGGCAGATGAGGGATCTCGGCAGCAAGGCGGTTTTCGTCGGAGGAAACGCCGCGATCAACGACGAGTTCATCAGCATCGCGGGGCGGGAGATAGCGAAAGGCGCCTTGATGACACAGGAGCCCATGCCCACGGACCTACGCTACCCTGAGGCGAAGTCGTTCCTCGACGAGTACGTCCGTCGCCACAAGGCGCCGCCAAGCAGCCCCTGGCCGGTGTACGCCGCGGACGCGCTCAAGGTCATCGCGGCGGCCATAGAGGCGACCGGGTCGACTGATTCCAAGGTGTTGGCGACCTACATTCGTGACAAGATGAAAGACCTCCCCGGCATCACCGGTCCGATCTCGTTTGACGACGCGGGCGACCGGGAGGGAGCCATCTACCTTGCGTACGAAGTGACCGCCGACGGGAAGTTCAAGCCATACCAGCAGTGA
- a CDS encoding branched-chain amino acid ABC transporter permease, whose amino-acid sequence MALFVEQLVNGLTVGAVYALVALGYTMVYGVMRLINFAHGDFFMLGSYLGFTLLVGTFVGSSLPLWAGLVLAVVVSALGIAILGMLVERAAYRPLRRSNRLTAVVSAMGVSIFLQNSAMLIWGPRYRAYPPWAVPDARWQIGAVHLGFMQVLVLVVSVLLMAGLYLFVQRTTVGAAIRATAIDHDAARLMGIDVDQIIRLIFVIGPGLGAVAGVLLGLYYRQIHFTVGWSYGLKAFTAAILGGIGNIPGAMVGGLLLGILEMLGAGYVSAAWKDVFVFLILILLLMFRPTGLLGERVAEKV is encoded by the coding sequence ATGGCTTTGTTCGTGGAACAGCTCGTCAACGGTCTCACGGTGGGAGCGGTGTACGCCCTGGTAGCCCTGGGTTACACGATGGTGTACGGAGTGATGAGGCTCATCAACTTCGCTCACGGCGACTTCTTCATGCTTGGGTCGTACCTTGGGTTCACGCTCCTGGTTGGCACGTTCGTCGGTAGCTCTCTGCCGCTCTGGGCCGGGCTGGTACTGGCCGTCGTGGTGTCGGCGCTCGGGATAGCCATTCTAGGGATGCTCGTGGAGCGCGCGGCTTACCGTCCCCTGCGCAGGTCGAACCGGCTAACGGCGGTAGTATCGGCCATGGGGGTCTCCATCTTCCTTCAGAACTCGGCCATGCTCATATGGGGCCCGCGATACAGAGCATATCCGCCTTGGGCCGTTCCCGACGCGCGGTGGCAGATAGGAGCCGTCCACTTAGGCTTCATGCAAGTGCTCGTCCTGGTGGTGTCAGTCCTCTTGATGGCGGGACTGTATCTCTTCGTCCAGCGAACGACGGTGGGAGCGGCTATACGCGCCACCGCCATAGACCATGATGCAGCAAGGCTCATGGGCATCGACGTGGATCAGATCATTCGGCTCATCTTCGTCATAGGGCCTGGGCTCGGAGCGGTGGCGGGGGTTTTACTGGGCCTGTACTACCGCCAAATCCACTTCACGGTCGGGTGGTCGTACGGCCTGAAGGCTTTCACCGCAGCGATACTCGGGGGCATCGGGAACATACCCGGGGCCATGGTGGGAGGCCTGTTATTGGGGATCTTGGAGATGCTCGGGGCGGGCTACGTATCCGCAGCATGGAAGGACGTGTTCGTCTTTCTCATACTGATCCTTCTGCTCATGTTCCGGCCTACGGGGCTCTTGGGCGAACGCGTCGCGGAGAAGGTCTAG
- a CDS encoding branched-chain amino acid ABC transporter permease gives MSKIAGLADRNPVWALGAIAAAAIVFPLVASDYWIDVAVFWGLYVLLGLSLNIIVGEVGLFDMGHMAFFAIGAYTTAILSGRFGISLWLLLPVAGIVAGLAGYVLARPIIRLRGDYLLIATIGLNEIVRISLLNNPWGLTGGPNGIIMLDQFRVFGLLIQRPIHFYYLVWALVAASVFALVRLQRSRIGRAWNCIREDEVAAEAMGIDVRWAKLLAFTLGAGLAGATGTVFAAKLVVISPESFTFMESVILFCIVILGGMGSIPGVVLGSAAMLVLPEILRNFAQYRMLFFGAALALMMIFRPQGLWPSKRWSTKLQESEGE, from the coding sequence ATGTCCAAGATAGCGGGGCTCGCCGATCGCAACCCGGTCTGGGCACTTGGGGCGATAGCTGCAGCCGCGATCGTCTTCCCACTGGTTGCAAGCGACTACTGGATAGACGTGGCGGTCTTCTGGGGATTGTACGTGCTCCTCGGCCTAAGCCTGAACATCATCGTGGGGGAAGTCGGCCTCTTCGACATGGGCCACATGGCCTTCTTCGCCATCGGGGCATACACCACGGCCATCCTGAGCGGGCGTTTCGGCATCTCATTGTGGCTGCTCCTGCCGGTCGCCGGAATCGTAGCAGGTCTCGCCGGCTACGTGCTGGCAAGGCCCATCATCCGTCTGCGAGGCGACTATCTCCTCATAGCCACGATAGGGCTCAACGAGATAGTGCGCATCAGCCTGCTGAACAACCCTTGGGGGCTCACCGGCGGACCGAACGGCATCATCATGCTGGACCAGTTCCGGGTCTTCGGCCTCCTGATACAAAGGCCGATACACTTCTACTACCTGGTCTGGGCGCTCGTCGCCGCCAGCGTGTTCGCCCTGGTCCGGCTGCAGAGGTCGCGCATAGGCCGCGCGTGGAACTGCATCCGTGAAGACGAGGTAGCAGCGGAGGCCATGGGCATCGACGTGCGGTGGGCAAAGCTCCTGGCCTTCACCCTAGGTGCAGGCCTGGCTGGAGCGACCGGGACGGTCTTCGCGGCCAAACTAGTGGTCATATCCCCCGAGAGCTTTACGTTCATGGAGTCTGTGATTCTCTTCTGCATCGTGATTCTTGGCGGAATGGGCTCGATTCCTGGCGTCGTCCTTGGCTCGGCGGCAATGCTCGTGCTTCCGGAGATCCTCCGCAACTTCGCCCAATATCGAATGCTGTTCTTCGGGGCGGCCTTGGCGCTCATGATGATATTCCGCCCTCAAGGTCTCTGGCCCAGCAAGCGGTGGTCGACGAAGCTGCAAGAAAGCGAGGGTGAGTGA
- a CDS encoding ABC transporter ATP-binding protein has protein sequence MTVACDKIGETSASGFSGADETHRARGGCASRRHDGGVLLELKKVSKRFGGLRAVDGFDLDVCEGKITSLIGPNGAGKTTVFNLITGIYRPDEGEILFAGRDLVGRMPHQVAEAGIARTFQTLRLFENLTCFENVLAGQHCRGRAGVLASILRTAAQRAEDERMKTEAERCLRQMGLWTWRDELARNLPYGNRRRLEIARALATKPRLLILDEPAGGLNEEETAGLMDLIEEIRASGVTVFLIEHDMQVVMGVSDVVAVMDNGQKISEGTPEEVQSDARVVEAYLGTEDAFDDVDEDDRTDGDDKGGRTATAGATENPPGFGM, from the coding sequence ATGACCGTCGCCTGTGACAAGATCGGTGAAACGAGTGCAAGCGGTTTCAGCGGTGCCGACGAAACGCACCGCGCGCGTGGCGGATGTGCCTCGCGTCGGCACGACGGTGGAGTCCTCCTCGAGCTGAAGAAGGTGAGCAAGCGCTTCGGCGGTCTACGGGCAGTGGACGGCTTCGATCTCGACGTGTGTGAGGGAAAGATCACGAGTCTCATCGGACCGAACGGAGCCGGCAAGACCACCGTCTTCAACCTCATTACAGGCATTTACCGTCCGGACGAGGGCGAGATCCTCTTCGCAGGTCGAGACCTGGTGGGCAGAATGCCCCATCAGGTGGCTGAAGCGGGTATCGCCAGGACCTTTCAGACGCTCAGGTTGTTCGAGAACCTGACGTGCTTTGAGAATGTGCTGGCGGGCCAGCATTGCAGAGGCCGAGCAGGAGTGCTCGCATCCATTCTCCGAACGGCTGCGCAGCGCGCGGAGGACGAGCGCATGAAGACAGAGGCGGAGCGATGTCTCCGCCAGATGGGGCTTTGGACATGGCGGGACGAACTCGCGCGCAATCTGCCGTACGGGAACCGCAGGCGGCTCGAGATAGCAAGGGCTCTCGCTACGAAGCCGCGCCTCCTCATCCTGGACGAGCCCGCAGGCGGCTTGAACGAAGAGGAGACAGCGGGGCTCATGGACCTCATTGAGGAGATCAGGGCTTCAGGGGTCACCGTCTTCCTCATCGAGCACGATATGCAGGTGGTCATGGGGGTATCAGACGTCGTGGCGGTGATGGACAACGGGCAGAAGATAAGCGAAGGCACCCCCGAGGAGGTCCAGAGCGACGCGCGCGTAGTCGAGGCGTACCTTGGCACCGAGGACGCTTTTGACGATGTGGATGAGGATGACAGGACCGATGGAGACGACAAGGGTGGCCGAACGGCCACCGCCGGGGCGACCGAGAATCCACCGGGTTTCGGAATGTAG
- a CDS encoding ABC transporter ATP-binding protein — translation MSLLELEDVHISYGNVEAVKGVSMVVGEGETVTLLGANGAGKTTTLRAISGLLRPRAGRIRLGNQDIHTLPAHRIVGLGVAHVPEGRRVFSTLTVEENLNLGAYGHRANRARVEASRERAYRLFPRLAERRGQLAGTLSGGEQQMLAIARGLMADPKVLLLDEPSLGLAPKLVQEIFRTIREINRQGVTILLVEQNARIALCVSHRAYVLETGRIVLAGSSRELRQDSRVQQAYLGVGRRPSSGRRPAPEEPPSDSLPCR, via the coding sequence ATGAGCCTACTTGAGCTTGAGGACGTCCACATATCCTACGGGAACGTGGAGGCAGTGAAGGGCGTGAGCATGGTCGTGGGCGAAGGAGAGACGGTGACTCTCCTTGGCGCCAACGGCGCGGGCAAGACCACGACGCTCCGGGCAATATCCGGCCTACTGCGTCCGCGCGCGGGGCGGATCCGCCTCGGGAATCAGGACATTCACACACTGCCGGCTCACAGAATCGTGGGGCTCGGGGTGGCCCACGTTCCTGAGGGGCGCCGGGTCTTCTCCACGCTCACGGTGGAAGAGAACCTCAACCTCGGAGCGTACGGGCACCGCGCGAACCGCGCCAGGGTTGAGGCGTCAAGGGAACGCGCATACAGGCTCTTTCCGAGGCTCGCAGAACGACGCGGGCAACTCGCCGGGACGCTTTCCGGGGGCGAGCAGCAGATGCTAGCCATCGCCCGCGGGCTCATGGCCGATCCCAAGGTGCTCCTCCTGGATGAACCGTCATTGGGTCTTGCGCCCAAGCTCGTCCAGGAGATCTTCCGCACGATTCGGGAGATAAACAGGCAGGGCGTGACCATCCTCCTCGTCGAGCAGAACGCGCGGATCGCTCTGTGCGTGTCGCACAGGGCGTACGTGCTCGAAACAGGGCGAATCGTGCTCGCTGGCTCCTCGCGGGAGCTGCGCCAGGATTCCAGGGTGCAGCAGGCGTACCTTGGGGTGGGGCGCAGGCCCTCCTCAGGCCGCCGGCCCGCCCCAGAGGAACCGCCGTCCGACTCGCTACCTTGCCGTTGA
- a CDS encoding TIGR04076 family protein, which translates to MYDLKVVVDEVRGFCDLPMKVGDYFEVHGGRITIPHGKFMCMWALQSILPMLPARQRNIVEENDWLSETVRVVCPDPDGMVIFRIERVGEGAVEPADGEMGERSDARTATIARPSPGPHPRMLVNERACSGCRTCELVCSFSHERKFSDLLSRIRVDKFDEDGVDRPLVCRQCGIARCVEACPNEALSRDPRTRSVVVDAARCAGCGACAEACPFDAVAFHPDTGIPLICDLCGGDPECVKRCPTHALAYGRAGAPNRNQA; encoded by the coding sequence ATGTATGACCTGAAAGTCGTCGTCGATGAGGTCCGCGGGTTCTGTGACCTTCCGATGAAGGTGGGAGATTACTTCGAAGTTCACGGGGGGCGGATCACGATCCCTCACGGCAAGTTCATGTGCATGTGGGCGCTTCAGAGCATTCTCCCCATGCTTCCCGCGAGACAGCGGAACATAGTTGAGGAAAACGACTGGCTATCGGAGACTGTTCGCGTGGTATGCCCCGACCCGGATGGCATGGTCATTTTCCGGATCGAGCGCGTGGGCGAGGGCGCGGTAGAGCCCGCTGATGGCGAGATGGGTGAAAGGAGCGACGCGCGAACGGCCACCATTGCCCGCCCGAGCCCCGGGCCGCACCCTAGGATGCTTGTGAATGAGAGAGCCTGCTCGGGGTGCCGAACGTGCGAGCTCGTGTGCAGCTTCAGCCACGAGCGGAAATTCTCCGACTTGCTATCCAGAATACGCGTGGACAAATTCGACGAGGACGGAGTCGACCGTCCGCTCGTGTGCAGGCAGTGCGGGATCGCCAGGTGCGTCGAAGCGTGTCCCAACGAGGCTCTCTCGCGAGACCCAAGGACGAGGAGCGTCGTGGTGGACGCAGCGCGCTGCGCAGGATGCGGCGCGTGCGCCGAGGCTTGTCCTTTTGACGCCGTGGCGTTTCATCCCGACACGGGGATCCCGCTAATCTGCGACTTGTGCGGTGGAGACCCTGAGTGCGTGAAGAGGTGTCCCACCCACGCACTCGCATACGGCCGCGCGGGCGCCCCAAACCGAAACCAGGCTTAG
- a CDS encoding aldehyde ferredoxin oxidoreductase family protein yields the protein MRFFGYAGRILRVDLGEGDRAGHKTGAVVVEPLDVKDALRHIGGRGLNVARLTREIDLDVDPLSPENLLIIGVGPLDGTLFPGACRVNFTSKSPQTGILGDSNAGGFFGPELKFAGYDQVVVSGRAKTLSYLLISDGDTRVIPARDLAGLDVWETQRLLLDRHGRRAQVACVGPAAERGVRFSGIFCNLARPAARTGMGTVLASKNLKAVVVRGKRPVEVAHPDEFLDFVRALDTKILSHPEYGPRVALGTTRLVSALNAAGCLATRHFQTGRFEHAPAVSGETLAARLRVKSKACFSCTIPCSRFFEVKSGPYAGLKSEGPEFEGLAAFTSRVGSNDLEAGLATLDMCNRAGMDVISTAECVSFAMECFQRGIISKQEADGLDLTWGNIDAVQTLVRKIASREGFGDVLADGVREAARKIGRGSEDLAMHVKGLEIFMADPRGIKGYALGNAVASRGGDHLRSEPSFEFTQDAAAAVRRFGTKEAAFRLEHKGKGRVVKHFEELCALADSLDACKNTIVNMEVLPFDEAATVLRAATGLDFDETAVQAACERTVNLERCLIVALGVRRKDDTLPRRFREEPMPAGCGATTGATVALDEMLDEYYEARGWDAGTGVPTASTLERLGLHEWVTRLASRGVPVAGRLESL from the coding sequence ATGAGATTCTTCGGGTATGCTGGAAGGATACTCCGCGTTGACCTGGGCGAGGGTGACCGCGCAGGACACAAGACAGGCGCAGTCGTGGTAGAACCGCTCGACGTCAAAGATGCCTTGCGGCACATCGGCGGGCGCGGGCTCAATGTGGCGCGCCTCACCCGCGAGATAGACCTCGACGTCGACCCTCTATCCCCGGAGAACCTCCTCATCATCGGGGTGGGTCCGCTCGACGGAACGCTCTTTCCCGGCGCCTGCCGCGTCAACTTCACCTCCAAGTCTCCGCAGACAGGGATACTCGGAGACTCCAACGCCGGTGGGTTCTTCGGTCCAGAGCTCAAGTTCGCCGGGTACGACCAGGTCGTCGTGAGCGGACGCGCCAAGACCCTCTCCTACCTATTGATATCGGACGGTGATACGCGTGTCATCCCGGCACGAGACCTGGCCGGACTCGACGTATGGGAGACGCAGAGGCTGCTCCTCGACAGGCACGGCCGCCGGGCGCAAGTGGCGTGCGTTGGCCCAGCCGCTGAGCGCGGCGTGCGTTTCTCGGGCATATTCTGTAACCTGGCACGCCCTGCGGCGCGCACCGGGATGGGCACGGTCCTGGCGTCGAAGAACCTCAAAGCCGTGGTCGTACGTGGTAAGAGGCCTGTGGAAGTCGCCCATCCCGACGAGTTCCTCGACTTCGTCAGGGCCCTGGACACCAAGATACTGAGCCACCCCGAGTACGGGCCCAGGGTGGCGCTTGGAACCACGAGGCTCGTCTCGGCCCTCAACGCCGCGGGGTGCCTCGCTACCCGCCACTTCCAGACCGGGAGGTTCGAACACGCGCCGGCGGTGAGCGGCGAAACCCTCGCGGCGCGCCTCAGGGTGAAGAGCAAGGCGTGTTTCTCGTGCACCATACCATGCAGCAGGTTCTTCGAGGTGAAGTCCGGGCCTTATGCTGGCTTGAAGAGCGAAGGGCCGGAGTTCGAAGGGCTGGCGGCGTTCACCTCGCGAGTGGGTTCGAACGATCTCGAGGCGGGCCTCGCCACACTGGACATGTGCAACCGTGCGGGAATGGACGTCATCTCCACCGCGGAGTGCGTGTCGTTTGCCATGGAGTGCTTCCAACGCGGCATCATTTCGAAGCAAGAGGCAGACGGGCTCGACTTGACGTGGGGAAACATCGATGCCGTGCAGACCCTGGTCCGAAAGATCGCGTCGCGCGAAGGCTTCGGGGACGTGCTCGCGGATGGGGTGCGTGAAGCGGCGCGCAAGATCGGAAGAGGTAGTGAAGACCTCGCCATGCACGTGAAAGGCCTCGAGATATTCATGGCCGATCCGAGAGGCATAAAGGGGTATGCATTGGGCAACGCCGTCGCGAGCCGCGGCGGAGATCACCTCCGGTCGGAGCCGTCTTTCGAGTTCACCCAGGACGCTGCGGCTGCAGTGAGAAGGTTCGGAACGAAGGAGGCAGCATTCAGGCTCGAACACAAGGGCAAGGGGCGTGTGGTCAAGCATTTCGAGGAGCTGTGCGCTCTCGCTGACTCACTCGACGCGTGCAAGAACACGATCGTTAACATGGAGGTCCTACCCTTCGATGAGGCTGCGACAGTGCTAAGAGCTGCAACGGGACTCGACTTCGACGAGACAGCGGTGCAGGCAGCGTGCGAGCGCACGGTCAACCTCGAACGTTGCCTCATAGTAGCGCTCGGAGTTCGGAGAAAGGACGACACTCTTCCGAGGCGTTTCAGGGAAGAGCCGATGCCCGCGGGGTGCGGGGCCACGACCGGCGCCACCGTTGCCTTGGATGAGATGCTGGACGAGTACTATGAAGCCCGAGGGTGGGATGCGGGTACCGGAGTCCCGACCGCGTCTACTTTGGAGAGACTCGGCCTGCACGAATGGGTGACTCGTCTTGCGAGCCGGGGCGTACCGGTGGCCGGCCGCCTAGAATCTCTGTGA
- a CDS encoding branched-chain amino acid ABC transporter substrate-binding protein produces MRLVVTHLVGAAMRRSMGMIGVLVRRGCMLRFERIGEDVSRQLWIAALVTLAVCALSGPAFGKDLPSVKIGAAGPFTGDLSKIGLDSLNAIRMAVDEANAEGGVAGRKIEIVVGDDAGDPARAVTVADKFAMDRSVLGVIGPMNSGAVNAALPTYQRAGLVIISQSATNPSLTERGYSVMHRICPRDDAQGPAAARFIAEELGAKTVYVIDDKGAYGQGLGDQVAAALEKAGVKVGRGQITPEDRDFSPILTKVKAAAPDLLYLALPNPAQAAALIKQAVGLGLRPKLMGGDGLKERDQLIAGAGGAAEGMYVTAIGRDIKDVPEAQKFIKAFEGKYGAMSIFSGQSYEATKLLIDAMRKAAGSDPLALTRASVLQAVHRTQGYRGILGFPISFDSKGDVLGASIYVFQVKGGDFVQVKEYPAWAR; encoded by the coding sequence ATGAGGCTGGTGGTCACTCATCTGGTTGGAGCGGCGATGCGGAGATCGATGGGGATGATTGGGGTTTTGGTCAGGAGAGGGTGCATGCTTCGATTCGAGCGGATCGGGGAGGACGTGAGCCGTCAACTGTGGATTGCGGCGCTCGTGACGTTGGCCGTGTGTGCGCTGTCAGGTCCGGCCTTCGGCAAGGACCTGCCCTCCGTCAAGATAGGTGCGGCCGGTCCTTTCACCGGGGATCTCTCCAAGATCGGCCTGGATTCGTTGAACGCCATTCGCATGGCAGTGGATGAGGCCAACGCCGAAGGCGGAGTAGCGGGCCGCAAGATCGAGATCGTAGTCGGCGATGACGCGGGTGACCCCGCTCGGGCTGTCACCGTCGCCGACAAGTTCGCCATGGATAGGAGCGTGCTAGGCGTCATAGGCCCAATGAACAGCGGTGCGGTGAACGCTGCCCTACCCACGTACCAGCGGGCGGGCCTCGTGATCATAAGCCAATCGGCCACCAACCCGTCCCTGACGGAGCGCGGGTACTCGGTGATGCACAGGATATGTCCCAGAGACGACGCCCAAGGGCCGGCGGCCGCGAGGTTCATAGCGGAAGAGCTCGGCGCGAAGACCGTGTACGTTATCGATGACAAGGGAGCGTACGGCCAGGGTCTCGGTGACCAGGTGGCCGCGGCTCTCGAGAAGGCAGGGGTCAAGGTCGGGCGCGGCCAGATAACACCGGAAGACAGGGACTTCTCACCCATTCTCACGAAGGTCAAGGCCGCCGCGCCGGACCTCCTGTACCTGGCTCTTCCTAATCCCGCCCAGGCTGCGGCCCTGATAAAGCAGGCTGTCGGGCTCGGCCTCCGTCCCAAGCTCATGGGAGGCGACGGCCTCAAGGAGAGGGACCAACTCATAGCGGGCGCGGGAGGAGCGGCGGAAGGCATGTACGTGACGGCCATAGGGCGTGACATCAAGGACGTGCCCGAGGCACAGAAGTTCATCAAGGCGTTTGAGGGCAAGTACGGGGCCATGAGCATATTCTCCGGTCAGAGCTACGAGGCGACCAAGCTGCTGATCGACGCGATGCGGAAGGCAGCGGGCAGCGATCCCCTCGCGCTCACACGAGCATCGGTGCTCCAAGCTGTCCACCGCACTCAGGGATACCGGGGCATACTTGGATTCCCCATCAGCTTCGACAGCAAGGGAGACGTCCTCGGCGCCAGCATCTACGTGTTCCAGGTGAAAGGCGGGGACTTCGTTCAAGTGAAGGAGTACCCCGCTTGGGCCAGATGA
- a CDS encoding branched-chain amino acid ABC transporter permease, producing the protein MEEMLAQLPQQVVNGLTLGSVYALLALGYSMVYGILKMLNFAHGDVLMVGAFTGWGILQLFAGSGSLTANPLIVVALMLVAAVASTGLLGGLIERFAYRPLRTSSRLAPLISALGVSIIIENVAMLLTGGRAKAYQTEMLIPPTWTIQAGGATVSATRLAIFASSIAIMLALDFAVSRTMLGKAMRAVSEDLDAAEYMGVRTSRVIAATFVMGSALAGVAGVMIGLYYMQVDFIMGFSAGLKAFTSAVLGGIGNVRGAMAGGIVLGLAESLGVLFVAPVYKDAIVFSVLIAALIAKPSGLLGERVRDRV; encoded by the coding sequence ATGGAAGAGATGCTCGCGCAGCTACCCCAGCAAGTCGTGAACGGCCTCACGCTCGGAAGCGTGTACGCCTTGCTCGCGCTGGGTTACTCCATGGTCTACGGCATCCTCAAGATGCTGAACTTTGCGCACGGGGACGTCCTCATGGTCGGCGCGTTCACCGGGTGGGGCATCCTGCAGCTTTTCGCGGGAAGCGGCTCTCTCACAGCGAATCCCTTGATAGTGGTCGCGCTCATGCTCGTGGCCGCCGTAGCTTCTACCGGCCTTCTTGGCGGATTGATAGAACGCTTCGCCTACCGTCCCTTGCGCACGAGCTCGCGCCTCGCCCCTCTCATCTCGGCGCTCGGCGTGTCGATCATCATCGAGAACGTAGCCATGTTGTTGACGGGGGGGCGCGCGAAGGCATACCAGACAGAGATGCTCATTCCGCCCACGTGGACCATCCAGGCAGGGGGAGCCACCGTTTCAGCGACGCGTCTCGCGATATTCGCTTCGTCGATAGCCATCATGCTCGCGCTCGACTTCGCCGTATCCCGCACCATGCTCGGCAAGGCCATGCGGGCCGTGAGCGAGGATCTCGACGCCGCAGAGTACATGGGCGTCAGGACGTCCAGGGTGATCGCTGCGACGTTCGTCATGGGCTCGGCCCTTGCGGGCGTCGCCGGGGTCATGATCGGGCTGTACTACATGCAGGTGGATTTCATCATGGGATTCTCGGCCGGGCTGAAGGCGTTCACCTCGGCAGTGCTTGGAGGCATCGGGAACGTAAGGGGCGCCATGGCAGGCGGGATCGTGCTCGGCCTAGCGGAAAGCCTGGGAGTCCTGTTCGTGGCGCCCGTGTACAAAGACGCCATCGTCTTCTCCGTGCTCATCGCGGCGCTCATCGCAAAACCCTCCGGACTGCTGGGGGAGCGCGTGCGAGACAGGGTGTAA